Proteins encoded together in one Desulfovibrio sp. Huiquan2017 window:
- a CDS encoding NirD/YgiW/YdeI family stress tolerance protein has protein sequence MKRFTLALMFVFTVSVATAFAAATTFAGAFQSHDTKAHTVAEANASSVDTGVALHGHIVKVINDDSVLFADNTGELLVHMKNAESNKAAITNADVDVNGKIVSDLMYTEVQADSVTAHN, from the coding sequence ATGAAGCGTTTTACCCTTGCCCTGATGTTTGTATTTACCGTCAGTGTCGCCACCGCGTTTGCCGCCGCCACCACGTTTGCGGGCGCTTTCCAGTCCCATGACACGAAGGCCCACACCGTGGCCGAAGCCAATGCATCGAGCGTGGACACCGGTGTTGCCCTGCACGGGCACATCGTCAAGGTCATCAACGACGACAGCGTGCTGTTTGCCGACAATACCGGCGAACTCCTCGTGCACATGAAGAATGCCGAATCCAACAAGGCCGCCATCACCAATGCCGATGTGGACGTTAACGGCAAGATCGTCAGCGACCTCATGTACACCGAGGTTCAGGCCGACTCCGTGACCGCGCACAACTAA